CTCAATGACGAGTCGTCGTGCAGCGATTCAGGCTGGTGTTTGTGGCGGGCTTGGCCTGTCGCTCGGCGATATGTTTCGGTTGCAATCGCAAGGCGGCGAAGCATTCAGCATGACCCAAGGCCAAACGCTGAAGGACCCCAAGGCACTCAGTGTCATTCAATTGCACTTGGGCGGCGGCTTCCCCCAGCACGAATCGTTTGATCCGAAGCCCGAGTCGCCGGTGGAGTACCGCGGCGCGTTCGGGATCCAAAAGACGAACACGGGGGAGATCTTCAGCGATAACTTCCCCAACACCGCGGCGGTTGCTGACAAGCTGACGGTGATCCGCAGCATGGTCGGAAAGATCCCTGACCACGCGGTGGCGACGTACCATCTATTCACCGGTTACACGCCGACGGCCGTAATCGATTTTCCTCAAATGGGATCAATCATCTCGCACGAACTGGGGAAGCGTGGCGACTTGCCGCCCTATGTTGCGATTCCTAACAACCACAGCTTTGCGGGTGGAACCGGATTCCTAAGCAGCACGCACGGTCCGTTTGAGCTGAATGCCGATCCAGCCGAACGTAACTACAAAGTCAAAGACTTCTCGATCCCCGAGCGAGTTTCGATGGAGCGGTTTGACCGCCGCAAGACGGCTCGTGAAATCATTGAGCAAAAGATCCGTGGTTTGGAAGCGGATCCCACCATGCTGGACACGATGGACGACTTTTATCAACAGGCTTACACGCTGTTAACGTCTAAGCAATCTCAGGCTGCGTTTGCGTTGGATGGTGAGACCGAAGAGACTTTCGAGCTTTACGGTCGTGACGTCGTGGGGCTGAAAGGTCCCGACAACAAGTTCCATCCCAAGGGGCTTGCTGAAAAGATGATCGTGGCTCGACGGTTGGTGGAGTCTGGCGTCCGCTTTGTCACCGTCAACTACGGTGCCTGGGACTCTCACGTCGATGTTAAGAATGATTGCCTGGACCAGATGCCGGCATTGGATCACGCGATCGCTGGCTTGATCACGGACTTGGATCGCCGAGGCCTGCTGGACACGACGATCTTTTGGGTCACGTCAGAGTTTGGCCGGACTCCCAAAATCAACAACACCAGCGGACGTGATCACTGGGCGCGGAACTATTCGATGCTGGTTGCCGGCGGTGGCTTCGCGCCAGGCTTGGTTTATGGCGCCAGTGATTCCATCGGTGGCGAGCCTGCCCGCGATGCGGTACCGCTAGAAAACCTGATGCACACGATCTATCACCAACTCGGCATCGATGCTGGCAAAGAGTTGCTGGCCTTTGGGACTCGGCCGATTGAGATCATCAAGGATGGCAAGTTGGTCAAAGGACTGCTTAGCTAACCGGCAAGCCATCCTATGCTTGTCGTTGATATCACGCCGACCTCGGCGCCCCGCCTTCCTGCCTGCCCCCATTCCTATCAATCATGCATCCACGCAATTTAGTTGTTGTGTTGTCGCTGTTCGTCGTTTTTGGTTTTTCCAACGCGTGTTCGGCAGCAATGACCAAGTCGATCGAGTCGGTCAAGCCACGGATCGCTCAACGCGGTACGACCGTCGAGGTCACGATCGGCGGTGTCGAAATTGACGATCCGCAAGAGATCATCTTCTATCAGCCCGGCATTCGTGCGACGGGATTTCGGAAACCGGAAACGCAGCCCCGGCGACGCGGCTTCATGCACGGTGGGCAGGCTTCCCAGTGGATTGTATGCGACTTCGAAATTGCGCCGGACTGTCCCGCTGGCGAACATGCTTTTCGAATTCGCACGTCCGATGAATTGACCCACATCGCAACTTTTCATGTCACGCCTTTTCCGGTCATGGATGAGAATGAACAAGGGCACAATACAAACGATCAGCTCGAAACAGCAATTGAGGTGACGCCCAACGTCAGCGTACGAGGTCGATTGAACAATGGTGCTCGAGGCGATGTGGATTTGTACAAGGTTCCCGTGAAGGCCGGTCAACGACTGTCGGCTGAGGTCGCGTGTGCTCGAATCGCTGACACGCATTACGGAGATTCCGAGTTTGATACCGCGGTCCGTGTGTTGGATGAAAGTGGTCGTGAGTTAGCTTCCAACGATGACAACTCCCTTTTGTTGCAAGACCCGATTGTGTCGACGCGGGTGCCTCGCGATGGCCACGTTTATGTCGAAGTGGGACGAGCGATCTTCGTTCCGTCGGATCGACCGTATTGCGTTCATATCAGCGATACCCTGCGTCCGATGGCGGCCTATCCACCAGGCGGCCAGGCTGGCCATGCCGAACGGATTGTCTTGATTGGTGACGCGTTGGGAGATGCCGAGAAAACGATTCAGATCCCCGAGGCGGAGCGGACGTTCAATTACTTCGGTGAATCACCTACGCCGATGCCACTGCGTAGCAGCCCGTATCCCAATGTGCTCGAGGATCCAAAGGCCGCGGTCACGGTGGTCGACACTCTCCCGATTGCCATCAACGGGATCATTGGAACGGGCGAGGAATCAGATAGCTTCCGAGTGCGGGTTCGCAAGGGTGATCGCTGGCATGTCCGTGTTTACGCCACAACGCTTGGATCGCCGATTGATCCCATGCTGCGAATTCGACCGCTTGATGCGGATGGCA
The sequence above is drawn from the Neorhodopirellula lusitana genome and encodes:
- a CDS encoding DUF1501 domain-containing protein, yielding MTSRRAAIQAGVCGGLGLSLGDMFRLQSQGGEAFSMTQGQTLKDPKALSVIQLHLGGGFPQHESFDPKPESPVEYRGAFGIQKTNTGEIFSDNFPNTAAVADKLTVIRSMVGKIPDHAVATYHLFTGYTPTAVIDFPQMGSIISHELGKRGDLPPYVAIPNNHSFAGGTGFLSSTHGPFELNADPAERNYKVKDFSIPERVSMERFDRRKTAREIIEQKIRGLEADPTMLDTMDDFYQQAYTLLTSKQSQAAFALDGETEETFELYGRDVVGLKGPDNKFHPKGLAEKMIVARRLVESGVRFVTVNYGAWDSHVDVKNDCLDQMPALDHAIAGLITDLDRRGLLDTTIFWVTSEFGRTPKINNTSGRDHWARNYSMLVAGGGFAPGLVYGASDSIGGEPARDAVPLENLMHTIYHQLGIDAGKELLAFGTRPIEIIKDGKLVKGLLS